In Aspergillus fumigatus Af293 chromosome 2, whole genome shotgun sequence, a genomic segment contains:
- a CDS encoding 40S ribosomal protein uS11, giving the protein MPPKKTTTAAKENVSLGPLAGDGKLVFGVARIFASFNDTFVHVTDLSGRETICRVTGGMKVKADRDESSPYAAMLAAQDVAARCKELGINALHIKIRATGGNGTKTPGPGAQSALRALARSGMRIGRIEDVTPTPSDSTRRKGGRRGRRL; this is encoded by the exons ATGCCTCCCAAGAAGACCACCACTGCCGCTAAGGAGAACGTCTCTCTCGGTCCTCTGGCCGGAGATG GCAAGCTCGTTTTTGGTGTTGCCCGTATCTTCGCCTCTTTCAACGATACCTTCGTCCACGTTACCGATCTGAG TGGTCGCGAAACCATCTGCCGTGTCACCGGTGGTATGAAGGTCAAGGCTGACCGTGACGAGTCTTCTCCCTACGCTGCCATGTTGGCTGCTCAGGACGTCGCTGCCCGCTGCAAGGAGCTCGGCATCAACGCTCTCCACATCAAGATCCGTGCCACTGGTG GTAACGGTACCAAGACCCCCGGTCCCGGTGCCCAGTCCGCTCTCCGTGCCCTTGCTCGTTCTGGCATGAGAATTGGCAGAATCGAGGACGTGACCCCCACTCCTTCCGACTCTACTCGTCGCAAGGGTGGTCGCCGTGGTCGTCGTCTGTAG
- a CDS encoding prephenate dehydrogenase (NADP(+)): MVLTKENAMIGIIGLGDMGKMYAQQLSLAGWRVNACDLPQNYERLKEEFASQQGVTILPNGHLVSRISDYIIYSVEAAVIDRVVAQYGPSTKVGAIVGGQTSCKAPELAAFEKHLPPDVEILSCHSLHGPQVNPKGQPLVLIQHRASDESLRFVEEVFSSFGSKYVYLTGEMHDRITADTQAVTHAAFLSMGTAWQANNQFPWEMSRWVGGIENVKINITLRIYSNKWHVYAGLAILNPAAKEQIRTYAQSVTELYKLMIGGQREELKRRVKAAGAAVFKDGTEGQELLLKDEVLDRFSLSNRPREYHPPNNHLSLLAIVDCWSKLGIVPYDHMICSTPLFRLWLGVTEYLFRNPKLLDEALDTAIDDKTFRSDDLEFTFAARAWSDCVSFGDFESYRDRFERIQQYFAPRFPEAVKLGNEMMKTILERTATETR; encoded by the exons ATGGTCCTCACCAAGGAAAATGCCATGATTGGCATCATTGGTTTGGGAGACATGGGCAAGATGTATGCCCAGCAGCTCAGTCTCGCAGGATGGAG GGTAAATGCATGTGATCTTCCTCAGAACTATGAACGTCTAAAGGAGGAGTTTGCTTCTCAA CAAGGTGTCACTATACTCCCGAATGGACACCTGGTTTCAAGAATTAGCGATTATATTATATACAGTGTAGAGGCTGCTGTCATCGACAGGGTAGTTGCACAGTATGGGCCAT CAACCAAGGTCGGTGCGATCGTCGGCGGCCAGACATCCTGCAAGGCGCCTGAACTAGCTGCATTTGAGaagcatcttcctccagatgTAGAGATCCTATCTTGTCATTCGCTTCATGGACCCCAGGTCAACCCGAAAGGACAACCTCTG GTCTTGATTCAGCATCGTGCCTCAGACGAGAGTTTGCGGTTCGTCGAAGAAGTATTCTCGTCGTTCGGTTCAAAATATGTTTACCTCACAGGCGAGATGCATGACCGGATCACTGCAGATACCCAAGCGGTTACACATGCAGCTTTTTTAAGCATGGGAACGGCTTGGCAAGCAAACAATCAGTTCCCCTGGGAAATGTCGCGCTGGGTTGGCGGAATTGAAAACGTCAAGATCAACATTACATTGCGCATCTACTCTAACAAATGGCATGTCTATGCTGGCCTAGCCATCCTCAACCCCGCTGCAAAAGAACAGATCCGCACCTACGCCCAATCCGTGACGGAGCTGTATAAGCTGATGATCGGTGGACAGCGAGAGGAGCTGAAACGTCGAGTCAAGGCGGCCGGCGCGGCTGTCTTCAAGGACGGTACTGAGGGGCAGGAATTGCTACTCAAAGATGAGGTTCTAGATCGCTTCTCCCTCTCGAACCGGCCTCGGGAGTATCACCCGCCGAACAATCACCTGAGTCTTCTTGCAATTGTTGATTGTTGGTCGAAATTGGGCATCGTCCCTTATGATCATATGATCTGCTCGACACCT CTCTTCCGGTTGTGGTTGGGGGTCACTGAGTATCTTTTCCGCAACCCTAAGCTCCTCGATGAGGCATTGGATACTGCAATTGACGACAAGACCTTTCGTTCAGACGATCTAGAGTTCACATTCGCCGCCAGG GCATGGTCTGATTGCGTTTCATTTGGCGATTTTGAATCCTACCGTGATCGCTTTGAGCGAATCCAGCAGTACTTCGCGCCTCGTTTCCCTGAAGCAGTTAAGCTTGGAaatgagatgatgaagacgatctTGGAGAGAACAGCAACGGAGACTCGATAA
- a CDS encoding putative cytosolic regulator Pianissimo has translation MASGYNSGFSGTSIQHRDLGDGRSYASQEDGSANGSWAETASRPGRNGRSQSGNSANIRPRGGSGGSLAPSIGGPGSFSSELKSMTTSRSVTPRPDGAYRRRGSSNVELDELSSTEERQAAIRDKIAKEMKIKTGTENMLEALLAKDPKHTKDQRLRVESELSSSNRKLAELHHELEEELLRAQAPSTPPRNRFSMSFFRGSPRRSPSRNNDLTLDDDRLEEAEAEMESPTYVLGETLQALEIEGMAPDYYVERANSLVELFRRHPTLKYDLAWSVFGLRVQVMLLSDSKEVVAAGYRLTRYAIADRNSLQIIRSLHTDELVILSLVKESKASIEREQALKFVRAFLDVKDGVHEISRAVVRTIVSIAEHHEDRLRNISIMTLAEILVKDPELIAYAGGFATLHDALAEGTFGASESLIASFLHVLDTPHSRKHLRGGCELEAVLAPFTDSLSDSIHNGRLKSSAKAISAMLKTWPGLIILARHEAKPLQSLLESLHYPDPQARDLIMELLFDALRIKPPSWSSSFLAGRRLTTYGRVANLRSESDAKPVRAFYDSNDDRFDLTAHFSTLILATLIDAGLSQSLSDLIEEETDQSLRRKATLLLTEVLKLAHHSLPQRISAKLQVLPHLLPPAVKFDVENHDVCSSTIYQIESINRTLARSVGYSNGPGRYNVDVDISASLLSGDQGKDRLSPAMDETQFRNAILETNVLNTVNYIKWKWDLIHRIVEGPLTNPKRLDEAIKGSKFMKRLIGFYRPFKYRFSMVPNTKPNQRYIRTGCALMRTLVQVPEGTKYLAENKFLRQVAECLAQVDRMSGLTSSSPLFSREQMATTLSGGYFAMLGTLSGDPNGLAMMERWHMLNMFYHIIELRDRDDLIQTLLGNLDYSQESHLRVLLSKALTTGSKDIRIFATKLLRKYAVGNAHLSAQGGLGRADWVVKLLVTQLYDPDVSVCQIAVKILEEACNHRDYLEYVVKCRPSLDHLGEIGAPLLLRFLSTSVGYHYLDGLDYITQEMDDWFLGRNDAYVGLVEAALSRAYVDQPRRGSFAPEDFVDLQDVGVVPPHFYRELARTKEGCRLLEQSGHFSEFAWTIRDFRLDEEDTEALLKVKGCLWAVGNVGSMELGAPFLETDIVQQIVKIAESAEVLTMRGTAFFVLGLISRSRHGLKVLREAGWDSAVDQKGDSIGLSLPTDFKKLFLVDFPSHSRPVEAKRMSHEKFKAATTDPDPTNQKILKLIVDMGNTVLSKRAASDLHNIKAKDPERFRQPHLFRKTLSILEGHHYRLPARRFALDLFDKSIMRRIVLEEDLDTDSETASSQESD, from the exons ATGGCGTCCGGATATAATTCAGGTTTCTCCGGAACGTCGATCCAGCACCGTGACCTGGGTGATGGACGGTCGTATGCCAGCCAGGAAGATGGATCCGCAAATGGCAGCTGGGCCGAGACCGCGTCAAGACCTGGGAGGAATGGTCGCTCACAGTCTGGAAACAGTGCAAATATCCGCCCTCGGGGAGGCTCTGGAGGCTCTCTAGCGCCTTCCATCGGGGGTCCTGGTAGCTTCAGCTCAGAGCTTAAGAGCATGACTACGTCGCGGAGTGTGACACCCCGACCAGATGGTGCCTacagacgacgaggaagcaGCAATGTTGAGTTGGACGAATTGTCGAGCACCGAGGAGCGCCAGGCTGCGATTCGCGACAAGATTGCCAAAGAGATGAAGATCAAAACGGGAACCGAGAACATGCTTGAGGCACTTCTAGCCAAGGACCCGAAACATACCAAAGATCAGCGGCTGAGGGTGGAATCCGAACTGAGTTCGTCCAATCGCAAGCTTGCGGAACTACACCATGAGCTCGAGGAGGAATTACTACGTGCGCAGGCGCCGTCAACTCCTCCGCGGAATCGCTTTTCGATGTCCTTTTTTCGGGGTAGTCCCAGGCGGTCGCCCTCCCGGAACAACGATCTCACACTTGACGATGATCGATTGGAAGAAGCCGAGGCGGAGATGGAGTCGCCTACTTACGTCCTTGGGGAAACATTACAGGCGCTTGAGATCGAAGGGATGGCGCCAGATTACTATGTCGAACGTGCCAACAGTCTGGTCGAACTCTTTAGACGTCACCCAACCCTAAAATACGACCTTGCATGGTCCGTTTTCGGCTTGCGCGTTCAAGTCATGCTCTTAAGTGACAGCAAAGAAGTCGTAGCGGCTGGCTACCGCTTGACTCGATATGCCATAGCTGATAGAAATTCACTTCAAATCATCCGGTCCCTGCACACTGATGAGCTGGTGATACTATCTCTAGTCAAGGAGAGCAAAGCTAGCATTGAGCGCGAACAGGCATTGAAGTTCGTCCGAGCTTTTCTAGATGTGAAAGACGGCGTACACGAAATCTCGCGAGCTGTTGTGCGAACAATCGTCTCCATAGCTGAACATCATGAGGACCGTCTTCGAAACATATCAATCATGACTCTCGCTGAAATCTTGGTCAAGGATCCGGAGCTGATCGCCTATGCTGGAGGATTTGCAACTTTGCACGATGCTTTAGCGGAGGGGACTTTTGGCGCATCGGAAAGTCTAATTGCGAGCTTCCTGCATGTTCTCGATACACCACACAGCAGAAAACACCTGCGAGGAGGATGTGAACTAGAGGCCGTGCTCGCGCCATTTACTGACTCCCTTTCGGACTCGATTCATAATGGACGATTGAAATCGTCTGCCAAAGCCATTTCCGCAATGCTTAAAACATGGCCAGGGTTGATAATCCTTGCAAGACATGAAGCCAAACCCCTTCAATCCCTCCTAGAATCGCTTCACTACCCAGATCCACAGGCAAGAGATCTCATTATGGAACTACTCTTTGATGCCCTCAGAATTAAACCACCTTCTTGGTCATCCTCCTTTCTCGCTGGCCGCCGACTCACCACATATGGCAGAGTTGCTAACCTCAGATCCGAGTCCGACGCAAAACCAGTTCGCGCATTTTACGACAGCAATGATGATAGATTTGATTTGACGGCGCATTTTTCGACATTGATTCTCGCGACGCTGATTGATGCCGGACTTTCCCAG TCTCTTTCAGATCTTATCGAGGAAGAAACTGATCAGTCACTCAGGCGGAAAGCTACACTGCTTCTGACAGAGGTGTTAAAGTTGGCACATCATTCCCTACCTCAACGTATCAGCGCGAAACTCCAAGTTCTTCCACATTTACTCCCACCAGCCGTCAAATTTGATGTTGAGAACCACGACGTGTGCAGCTCAACCATATATCAAATAGAGAGCATAAACCGAACTTTAGCTCGCTCGGTAGGCTATTCCAATGGACCAGGGCGTTATAACGTCGATGTGGACATTTCTGCTTCACTTCTGTCTGGCGACCAAGGCAAAGATCGACTGAGTCCCGCCATGGATGAGACGCAATTCCGCAATGCGATATTGGAGACAAATGTCCTGAATACTGTCAATTACATTAAATGGAAGTGGGACCTGATACATCGTATTGTCGAAGGGCCCCTAACAAACCCGAAGAGACTAGACGAGGCCATAAAGGGCTCAAAGTTTATGAAACGGCTCATAGGATTCTATCGACCTTTCAAATACAGATTCTCTATGGTTCCCAACACCAAGCCCAATCAGCGCTATATTCGGACTGGATGCGCGTTGATGCGCACTCTAGTCCAAGTCCCTGAGGGAACTAAGTATCTGGCGGAAAACAAATTCCTAAGGCAGGTCGCTGAATGTCTCGCACAAGTCGACCGCATGAGCGGActgacctcctcctcgccactTTTTTCGCGAGAGCAGATGGCTACCACGTTGAGCGGAGGATACTTTGCCATGTTAGGAACGCTAAGCGGCGACCCCAACGGCCTTGCTATGATGGAGCGATGGCACATGCTCAACATGTTCTACCATATAATTGAACTTCGGGATCGGGACGATCTGATACAAACCCTTTTGGGTAACCTCGACTATAGTCAAGAAAGTCATTTGAGAGTTCTGCTGTCTAAAGCTCTCACTACTGGTTCTAAAGATATTCGCATATTCGCGACGAAGCTGCTGCGGAAGTATGCAGTTGGAAATGCGCATCTTTCCGCGCAAGGGGGACTGGGTAGAGCGGACTGGGTTGTTAAGCTGTTGGTAACTCAGCTGTATGATCCTGATGTTTCGGTATGTCAGATTGCCGTCAAGATACTTGAGGAAGCGTGCAACCATCGAGACTACCTTGAATATGTTGTCAAATGCCGGCCTTCGCTCGATCACCTCGGTGAAATCGGAGCACCTTTACTTTTGCGATTTTTATCGACATCAGTTGGCTATCATTACTTGGACGGCCTCGACTACATCACGCAAGAAATGGATGATTGGTTCTTAGGGCGGAACGACGCCTACGTTGGTCTCGTGGAAGCTGCGCTTTCTAGAGCCTACGTTGATCAACCCCGCAGGGGGAGCTTTGCGCCTGAGGATTTCGTGGATTTGCAGGACGTTGGAGTTGTACCGCCCCATTTCTACAGAGAACTTGCGAGGACGAAAGAGGGATGTCGACTTCTGGAACAATCGGGCCACTTCAGTGAATTCGCTTGGACCATTAGAGATTTTCGAttggacgaagaagataCCGAGGcgcttctcaaagtcaaGGGCTGCCTCTGGGCTGTCGGCAACGTTGGTTCCATGGAATTGGGAGCACCGTTTCTCGAGACGGACATCGTCCAACAGATTGTGAAGATTGCCGAAAGTGCTGAAGTCTTGACAATGAGGGGCACTgctttctttgtccttggcTTAATTTCTCGCAGTCGACATGGCTTGAAAGTACTCCGGGAAGCTGGCTGGGACTCCGCAGTCGACCAGAAAGGGGACTCGATCGGGCTGAGTTTGCCTACGGACTTTAAAAAGCTGTTCTTG GTCGATTTCCCTTCTCATTCTCGACCGGTTGAAGCCAAACGCATGTCTCATGAGAAATTCAAGGCGGCCACGACCGATCCAGATCCTACCAATCAGAAGATTTTGAAACTCATAGTCGACATGGGCAATACAGTTCTATCCAAAAGAGCAGCCTCAGATCTTCATAA CATTAAAGCGAAGGATCCGGAACGATTTCGCCAACCTCACCTGTTCCGCAAAACTCTCAGCATCCTCGAGGGTCATCACTACCGACTACCGGCACGACGTTTCGCCCTTGATCTGTTTGACAAGAGTATAATGCGACGTATCGTGCTGGAAGAGGACTTAGACACTGATTCCGAGACGGCCTCTTCGCAAGAATCCGATTGA
- a CDS encoding RNA-binding protein, translated as MSSIVSYGGLYSRSFAQKTEVRTLPPNTSLLGADYVTILKSEYQQLLQASNHLKKLKDSLLGGGLSQKTLDILVYGANLPSLSPKVSGELYEQQDYDGLEIRPVTQFKSSNNHGNASCEVGENYEDDPEDDGIVSPNSDEKDDFDESRSADSESSPAGQRTVFIRGLPDRATHQDVVDAVRGGALLHLYLRARDHAAYVSFVEPAAAAEFLQHAKTLGCHISGKRVEVSWNDRQFYLPPYVGSKIRNGATRNLVIHNVNSNITESIIRRDLDHIHNLIVITVKFKQGNAYISTNSVHNALFARSCMMSRGAYRGMRIGFYPDECAGLLSKLPSGPKREVQPSSIRSLSASNRFRLLSLDGSGDDDAENQETLPGALGTQYLNSSINIVASRVSG; from the exons ATGTCTTCAATCGTCTCATATGGAGGCCTTTATTCTAGGTCCTTTGCTCAGAA AACTGAAGTT CGAACTTTACCTCCAAATACCAGCCTGCTCGGCGCAGATTATGTTACTATTCTGAAATCAGAATACCAGCAGCTG TTGCAAGCATCGAATCATCTCA AGAAGTTGAAAGACTCTCTTTTGGGTGGGGGTCTATCTCAAAAAACTCTTGAT ATCTTGGTTTACGGAGCGAATCTTCCGTCCCTGTCCCCCAAAGTCTCTGGGGAGCTCTATGAGCAGCAGGATTATGATGGACTCGAGATACGCCCTGTCACTCAATTCAAGAGCTCCAACAATCATGGAAATGCCTCTTGTGAGGTCGGCGAGAACTATGAGGACGATCCTGAAGATGATGGCATAGTTTCTCCAAACAGTGACGAAAAGGATGATTTTGACGAGTCGAGAAGCGCGGATTCTGAATCTTCCCCGGCAGGTCAACGCACAGTCTTCATTCGCGGCTTACCGGACCGGGCCACACATCAAGATGTCGTTGATGCAGTGAGAGGCGGTGCTCTGCTGCACCTTTACCTTCGGGCTCGGGATCACGCCGCTTACGTCTCGTTTGTTGAAccagctgccgctgccgaaTTCCTGCAGCATGCAAAAACTCTTGGCTGTCATATTTCCGGGAAGCGT GTCGAGGTCTCATGGAATGACCGGCAATTCTACCTTCCCCCATACGTCGGATCGAAGATCAGGAACGGCGCAACTCGAAATCTAGTGATCCACAATGTGAATTCAAATATCACTGAATCAATTATCCGGAGGGACCTTGACCATATCCACAACCTGATTGTTATCACTGTGAAATTCAAGCAAGGCAATGCATACATCTCCACCAACTCCGTTCACAATGCACTATTTGCTCGGTCGTGCATGATGTCTCGAGGCGCTTACAGGGGTATGCGCATTGGGTTTTACCCTGACGAATGCGCAGGCTTACTCTCCAAACTTCCCTCTGGCCCAAAAAGAGAAGTGCAACCAAGTTCAATTAGGTCATTGTCAGCTTCAAATCGGTTTCGACTTCTTTCCCTTGATGGCtctggagacgatgacgCTGAAAACCAAGAGACCCTACCTGGCGCATTGGGCACCCAATATTTAAACAGTAGTATTAACATTGTGGCGAGTAGAGTCTCAGGCTAA
- a CDS encoding 40S ribosomal protein uS9 yields MASVPSVQCFGKKKTATAVAHCKQGKGLIKVNGQPLSLVQPEILRFKVYEPLLIVGADKFAGVDIRVRVSGGGHTSQIYAIRQAIAKSIVAYYQKYVDEHSKNQLKQAFVQYDRTLLVADNRRTEPKKFGGRGARARYQKSYR; encoded by the exons ATGGCTTCCGTCCCGAGTGTGCAATGCttcggcaagaagaagacgg CCACCGCTGTCGCCCACTGCAAG CAAGGCAAGGGtctcatcaaggtcaacgGCCAGCCTCTCAGCTTGGTCCAGCCTGAGATCCTCCGCTTCAAG GTCTACGAGCCTCTCCTGATCGTCGGCGCTGACAAGTTCGCCGGTGTCGACATCCGTGTCCGTGTCTCCGGTGGTGGTCACACCTCCCAGATCTACGCCATCCGCCAGGCCATCGCCAAGTCCATCGTCGCCTACTACCAGAAGTACGTCGATGAGCACTCCAAGAACCAGCTGAAGCAGGCCTTTGTTCAGTACGACCGCACACTGCTCGTCGCCGACAACCGTCGTACGGAGCCCAAGAAGTTCGGTGGTCGCGGTGCCCGTGCCAGGTACCAGAAATCCTACCGTTAA
- a CDS encoding mitochondrial 54S ribosomal protein uL13m, producing the protein MSQTIGKTRLAYSRTWHYIDVGSDPRSLGRLASSIALFLMGKHKPIYDPSTDCGDYVVAVGCSDLRTTGKKRFQKKYYTHTTRPGSLRSMTMDQMFEKWGGGEVLRRAVRGMLPKNRLRDKRLARLKTFEGLAHPYKENIVKFGNKSVIGNLPEVQQAFKKPEAEAKQSA; encoded by the exons ATGTCGCAAACCATCGGAAAG ACACGTCTCGCCTACTCTCGCACATGGCACTATATCGACGTCGGCTCTGATCCGCGCTCGCTTGGTCGCCTGGCTTCCTCCATCGCCCTGTTCCTCATGGGCAAGCACAAGCCCATCTACGACCCTTCAACAGACTGCGGTGACTATGTTGTCGCGGTAGGCTGCAGTGACCTGCGAACCACGGGAAAGAAGCGCTTCCAGAAGAAGTACTACACGCACACCACGCGGCCCGGTAGCCTACGAAGCATGACAATGGACCAGATGTTTGAGAAATGGGGCGGTGGTGAGGTTCTCCGGAGGGCCGTTCGGGGGATGTTGCCCAAGAACCGGCTTCGGGATAAGAGGTTGGCTCGGTTGAAGA CCTTCGAGGGTCTGGCTCATCCTTACAAGGAGAATATCGTAAAGTTCGGTAACAAGTCGGTTATTGGCAATTTGCCGGAGGTGCAACAGGCCTTCAAGAAGCCTGAGGCTGAGGCCAAGCAGTCTGCATAA
- the uaZ gene encoding urate oxidase yields the protein MSAPVTAARYGKDNVRVYKVHRDEKTGVQTVVEMTICVLLEGEIETSYTKADNSVIVATDSIKNTIYILAKQHPVTPPELFGSILGTHFIQKYKHIHAAHAHIITHRWTRMNIDGKPHPHSFVRDSEETRNVQVDVTEGAGIDIKSSITGLTVLKSTGSQFHGFLRDEYTTLKETWDRILSTDVDASWQWKRFSDLGEVRANIPKFDAAWSAAREITLKTFAQDNSASVQATMYKMSEQILAIEPFIETVEYSLPNKHYFEVDLSWHKGLKNLGKDAEVYAPQTNPNGLIKCTVGRSSKPKL from the exons ATGTCGGCCCCTGTCACTGCTGCTCGCTACGGAAAGGACAATGTCCGTGTTTACAAGGTCCATCGGGACGAGAAGACCGGTGTGCAGACGGTGGTGGAGATGACCATCTGTGTGCTGTTGGAGGGAGAGATTGAGACTTC CTACACCAAGGCCGACAACAGCGTCATTGTCGCTACCGACTCGATCAAGAACACCATCTACATCCTGGCCAAGCAGCACCCCGTCACTCCCCCAGAGCTCTTCGGCTCCATCCTGGGAACCCACTTCATCCAGAAATACAAGCACATCCACGCCGCGCACGCTCACATCATCACCCACCGCTGGACGCGCATGAACATTGACGGCAAGCCCCACCCCCATTCCTTCGTCCGCGACAGCGAGGAAACCCGCAACGTTCAGGTGGACGTGACCGAGGGCGCCGGCATCGACATCAAGTCCTCAATCACTGGCCTTACCGTTCTCAAGAGCACCGGCTCGCAGTTTCACGGCTTCCTGCGCGACGAGTACACCACCCTCAAGGAGACCTGGGATCGTATCCTGAGCACAGATGTCGATGCCTCGTGGCAGTGGAAGCGCTTTAGCGACCTTGGCGAAGTCCGCGCAAATATTCCCAAGTTCGATGCCGCCTGGTCTGCGGCCCGGGAGATCACCCTCAAGACTTTTGCCCAGGACAACAGTGCTAGTGTGCAAGCTACTATGTACAAGATGTCCGAGCAAATTCTGGCGATTGAGCCCTTCATTGAGACTGTCGAGTATTCTCTGCCCAACAAGCACTACTTTGAAGTCG ACCTCAGCTGGCACAAGGGCCTCAAGAACCTCGGCAAGGATGCGGAGGTGTACGCGCCTCAGACAAATCCCAACGGATTGATCAAGTGCACTGTGGGCCGCTCATCCAAACCCAAGCTTTGA